The nucleotide window TATTCCCCGTCTCGTCTCCTTAATTAACATCGTATCTCCACACCTCCCTTACTGATTGTCAAGTATTTGACACCCTTGTATGGCTTGACACTCTCTCCCAGGCCCTTACTCTTGCGTGTGTCGAGCTGAATACTCTCGACCTTCAGACCACTTGCCAACCATCCCTTGACCGAGAAGCTTACTGAGGCCGATGTTGGCATCAGGATTTTGTTCTGTGCGACCTTCTTGGCGTCCTTGTCGTCGCCTGTGCTCTCCGGGTTCTGCGCCGCCTTGGCAACAGGTACGCTCTGATATGGTCCGTCAAATGTGTAGTCGGTTCCAAATCCAAATCCGTTAGGATCGAATCCCCCATCACCCTCCTCTGTCAGCGGCCCCACCACAGTGCCTCTGAGTCCAAAGTAGCTTGTTCCGCCTGACAGTTCCTTTGCGGGAATGTACCATTCCAAGACCTTCTCTCCCGGATTAAAGCTGGCGTCGCCCTTGCTAGGCCGGATCTCAGATAGGTTCCTGACATCTGCTGGGAGTGGGATTGTCACAGTGAGGTCGTCCATCAAAGGTGCTCCTGGTGATCCAGGATGAGGTCCGCCTAATCGACCTCCACTGCCGCCTCTTCCCAATCctgatgatgctggcgaAGGTGCTCCAAGAATCTTGTTGACCTGTAATCGGACTTCGAAATCAGACCCTGTTGCACCTAGTCCTGTTTTTACTTCCATATTAATCGGTAACTTGAGGTTGTTGGAGCTAAGACTTCCGCTCTTCCCGCTTGAAAAAGGCAGTAAATCAACTTCATATCCAGCCAGGATAAATCTTCCGTCAGGTGGAATGAAGCTGAGTTCGCCTGGTCTCTCTTTCCACCGGTTGAGCCGCACGCATGGGTGAAACACTGGTAGTTCCATGATGCCCCCGAGGTTGTGTTTTCCTGATGGGCTAGTGATATTAAGCGTAATATCAGGAACGCCTGATACCTTTGAGGTAAATGCGATCGTTCCATTGGCAAAGGCAGCGAGAGGTCTTCCTGATGGAGCAAGCGTAACCGACAAAGTTTCGACGATATCGGCGTACATCTCATTGGACGTATGCCGTACGTTGGCTCGTCTCCATGGTAAAGCGGTTGAGTTCGAGGGCAGGATGGATGGTGTGCTTGAATTCGAAAAATTGGCGCCCAGAGGTGCTTTTCTGGCCACAGGTTAGCTCAAATACCAATTTTCTAAAGAGCTCAACGGTTCACTAACCCTGGAAGATTGATGCTTCCCAGTAGTTTTCCAACCCAGCCTTCTTGCTCCACCACTTCACGTAGGGCGTTCGGTTCTGTTGTGCTTATCGTACCTGCATCACACATCTCTGTTAAGAGCTGTGCAACTATGTCGTAATTGTTCTCGATCTTGACGGCCAGAAGTGGCGCGCCAAGAAAATCCTCGAATGCATCTATTATACGGTGTAGAAACTCAAAGACTAGCAACGGTTCGATTTCGGTCGACGATGTAGCAAGAAATAAGAGGTTCGCGTGCGTCAGACTGAAGACGAGCGTCGGGGGGCTCGTATTGGGGAGGTAGATCAGGTTCGGTCGCGGTAGAGGATGTTCTAGGTAGAGGGGCAGGAGATGAGTTGCCGACAATGGCCGCCCTGCGTAGGTATGTGATAGAATGGGGTTTCTGCGGCAAAGCGTTAGATAAGTATCTTATCGTTCAAACGCTTCTACGAGACGTACCGGTTATCATCGTAAATGTGAAGTGCCTCAATAACTCCGTTCATGGTGATAACCTCCCTCGAAGTCAGTGCGTTAGGTAAGGTGAGTAGCTTCGCTTTGCGCCAACACGGGACAGCCCAAGCAATGACGAAACTGACACTAAAGCTCAAGACCCTAGACATGCATGACTCAGCAAACAGCAGTTTATCTGCCCAATCAAAGTTTGGTATCACGCGGCTTCAACCTTTGTAGTTGTGATTAATTCGAGCGTCAGTTTGTATTAGTCGTCCGAATTCCAAGTAGCAGAGCGAAAACACCCAAAATGTCTGACAAAATACCGACAATTcaggctcttgagaagccagagaagcttgagaataTCCTGCGTCAGGACAGAGGAGATGATTGTTTGCCTTGCAAAGTCGTTGGTCAGTTTTTTGAATTTGGCGGTTGCGATTTCTTGCAACTCAGAATAAGCTAATATGACGATAGGAAGCGGCGCATTCTTTGGCCTTGGAGCTTACAGCTACTTTTCCGGAATGTCACAGCTTGATAAGCAAAAGGATTTGATCCTACGGAGCAAATCGCCATTCGGTATGAGAAGTCGCAAGTTTGGAATCACATCTATTTCGCTTGCTCTGGTGTGGATGGGGCTCTGGCGAGCTTTCAAGTAATCAAGGATATACATACGAATCATGCAGCGAACTCATCTCAATTCCAACACGTATCCCCTTGTATAATAGCTCCCGGTGCGGCTCCCTACAAGCCGGCTCTAGCTTTCCTACTATCTTCTATTTCAGAAAATCATGTGTTACTACTATATTATACAAGTGGTTGGGTGCTTATCTTGTCACTCAGCCTGCGATACTGAACGTGTACTATGCATATGCCCATCTTCGCACATCACTAATTAAAGCGTAGGGAGCAAGAAGGCGGGGGGGAATACATACAGGATGAATCAATAGTGTTTCACAAAGTACAGTATCTTACGGTACATACTGCGAAAGTCGTAGTTTTAGTCAATTAATGTTGAGTCACTAAGGCCCCAGAATTGGATTCGAAAATAAAAATCCCAAGTAACCGAACAGAACTCCAGTGTCAGTTTACCA belongs to Fusarium oxysporum Fo47 chromosome V, complete sequence and includes:
- a CDS encoding Adaptor complexes medium subunit family-domain-containing protein, whose translation is MNGVIEALHIYDDNRNPILSHTYAGRPLSATHLLPLYLEHPLPRPNLIYLPNTSPPTLVFSLTHANLLFLATSSTEIEPLLVFEFLHRIIDAFEDFLGAPLLAVKIENNYDIVAQLLTEMCDAGTISTTEPNALREVVEQEGWVGKLLGSINLPGKAPLGANFSNSSTPSILPSNSTALPWRRANVRHTSNEMYADIVETLSVTLAPSGRPLAAFANGTIAFTSKVSGVPDITLNITSPSGKHNLGGIMELPVFHPCVRLNRWKERPGELSFIPPDGRFILAGYEVDLLPFSSGKSGSLSSNNLKLPINMEVKTGLGATGSDFEVRLQVNKILGAPSPASSGLGRGGSGGRLGGPHPGSPGAPLMDDLTVTIPLPADVRNLSEIRPSKGDASFNPGEKVLEWYIPAKELSGGTSYFGLRGTVVGPLTEEGDGGFDPNGFGFGTDYTFDGPYQSVPVAKAAQNPESTGDDKDAKKVAQNKILMPTSASVSFSVKGWLASGLKVESIQLDTRKSKGLGESVKPYKGVKYLTISKGANHVRSPVFPQSSSRPSLQALQQQQQQQPKHQLSQQRWRSTHRGGTRTALFFPGQGVQRVGMLTPWLEAFPSTASQLRDEIDEYMGYKLSDIIQNGPSKLLTETPNAQPAIMATSIFILRILEREFNFRVTDHFDVTLGHSLGEFAAVVAGGYISFQDSLHLVRKRAEAMSDATKHAIEKYGGEYGMVAVISHPEHMDSLIQAIREFVGISAEDQADLPPIEQVLIANINSKNQIVLSGNIERIKTLIAHVRQFLGYDPRAVRLKADSPFHSPIMQPAVTVMRQLLEEPSRVEGREKEDVVTFPGKLPIVSNVSARPVCCKKELKDLLARGCLDTVRWWDSIKYLDQEARIRRWVGVGPGKVGRNLVGKEVGMRGKDLVKGGGVWAITDPSEVEEVLRGLEDTANLMEDDEYSE